The Antarcticibacterium sp. 1MA-6-2 genome has a window encoding:
- a CDS encoding head GIN domain-containing protein yields the protein MRKQVKIPLLIFILSLNLLTGCDDEFPDYYNEKEFEVEGFEGVKLGDAFQIEIERSSGFSLIAGGENKDLEELKVEVVNGILIVNYQPGTRNHKRTLLKISMPVLKKAEFHSASSSVISGFENTEDDLQIKVSGASRVVTDMEGNIIDLSVDGASELIFKGSAEKLNARVKGASRLQASELTVNTAIVEVGGSSEASVNAAEILSGEVGGHSLLRYRGNPEIINVEVSVDSQMLPL from the coding sequence ATGAGAAAACAAGTAAAAATTCCGCTTCTGATATTTATTTTATCTCTAAACCTGCTGACTGGCTGCGATGATGAATTCCCAGATTACTACAATGAAAAAGAGTTTGAGGTCGAAGGCTTTGAGGGCGTAAAATTGGGAGATGCTTTTCAAATAGAAATAGAACGATCTTCTGGTTTTTCTCTAATCGCCGGGGGAGAAAATAAGGACCTGGAAGAGCTCAAGGTTGAAGTGGTAAATGGAATTTTAATCGTTAACTATCAACCCGGGACCAGAAATCATAAGCGAACGCTTTTAAAAATTTCAATGCCCGTGCTTAAAAAGGCAGAATTCCATAGTGCCTCCAGTTCAGTAATTTCAGGTTTTGAAAATACAGAGGATGATCTTCAAATAAAAGTAAGCGGAGCTTCCCGTGTAGTTACAGATATGGAGGGGAATATTATAGACCTCTCGGTTGATGGCGCCTCTGAATTAATTTTTAAAGGAAGTGCCGAAAAATTAAATGCACGGGTTAAGGGGGCTTCCAGATTACAGGCCTCGGAATTAACAGTAAACACCGCTATTGTAGAAGTAGGAGGATCAAGCGAGGCTTCGGTAAATGCTGCTGAAATTCTCAGTGGAGAAGTGGGGGGTCACAGCCTGTTAAGATACCGTGGAAACCCGGAGATTATTAATGTTGAGGTCTCTGTAGACAGCCAGATGCTTCCATTGTAA
- a CDS encoding MarR family winged helix-turn-helix transcriptional regulator has translation MESIENVIFYTLDKAIKSYRQYAQKQLKDAGFSVTIDQWLVLRNIQENPSINQQELSLKVFKDSASVTRIIQLLVQSNLLQRQVNGDDRRRNYLSVTPKGAKVLRDVQGIVLNNRATALEGISQEELQSMRRSLQKIIDNVKDQGS, from the coding sequence ATGGAAAGTATTGAAAATGTGATCTTTTATACTCTGGATAAGGCGATAAAATCTTATCGGCAATATGCACAAAAGCAGTTAAAGGATGCAGGATTTTCAGTGACCATAGATCAATGGCTGGTACTTAGAAACATTCAGGAAAATCCTTCTATTAATCAACAGGAGCTGAGTTTAAAAGTTTTTAAAGATAGCGCATCGGTCACTCGTATAATTCAGTTGCTGGTTCAATCTAATCTATTGCAAAGGCAAGTGAATGGGGATGACAGAAGAAGAAATTATTTATCAGTAACCCCAAAAGGCGCTAAGGTGCTCCGGGATGTTCAGGGAATCGTCCTTAATAACAGGGCCACAGCACTCGAGGGAATAAGCCAGGAGGAGCTGCAATCGATGAGAAGAAGTTTGCAGAAAATTATCGATAACGTAAAAGACCAGGGATCATGA
- a CDS encoding GIN domain-containing protein translates to MRSKSNISLILPVILILMTGVSCNDNSFIYHEEEFELKNFEGVRLVGAFNVEIRQAKEFSVKAKGKKENLKNLQLEVVDGTLTASCSPGNSNLQETILEITMPVLKSADLHGATSSIITGFNESRENITLVVT, encoded by the coding sequence ATGAGAAGCAAAAGTAATATTTCACTAATCCTGCCTGTTATTCTTATTTTAATGACAGGTGTAAGTTGTAACGATAATTCTTTTATCTATCATGAGGAAGAGTTTGAACTTAAGAATTTTGAAGGAGTTCGACTTGTAGGGGCTTTTAATGTTGAAATTCGTCAGGCTAAAGAATTTTCAGTTAAGGCAAAAGGGAAAAAAGAAAATTTAAAAAACCTTCAATTAGAGGTGGTAGATGGAACATTAACCGCAAGCTGCAGTCCGGGGAATAGTAACCTGCAGGAAACTATTTTAGAAATTACTATGCCTGTGCTTAAGAGCGCCGATCTTCATGGAGCCACGAGTTCTATAATTACAGGTTTTAACGAAAGTAGAGAAAACATAACATTAGTGGTAACCTAG
- a CDS encoding carboxylate-amine ligase, with protein sequence MKKDFSIGIEEEYQVINPSTRELISHEQKITEMAEKYLQDQVKAEMHQAVVEVGTRICRDVGEGLEQICYLRKNVSEIANSLGYKIAASGTHPFSAWQTQMITPHPRYDEIITELQDTARSNLIFGLHVHVGIEDRHMALHVANSLRYFLPHIFALSTNSPFWEGRNTGFKSFRTKVFDKFPRTGIPDYFDSLAEYDNYINLLIKTRCIDNAKKIWWDLRCHPFYPTVEVRICDIPMTAKETIAITALIQALTAKLYKLRTCNMNWIVYKRPMINENKWRASRFGLDGKLIDFGKEEEVPTKDLIYEMLNFVDDVVDDLGSLVGTGFYS encoded by the coding sequence ATGAAAAAGGATTTTAGTATAGGTATAGAGGAAGAGTATCAGGTAATTAACCCATCAACGCGCGAGCTCATTTCACACGAGCAGAAGATCACCGAAATGGCAGAGAAATATCTGCAGGATCAGGTAAAGGCAGAGATGCACCAGGCCGTGGTCGAAGTTGGAACGCGCATTTGTAGAGACGTTGGCGAAGGGCTGGAACAAATTTGCTATCTGCGGAAAAACGTTTCAGAAATAGCAAACAGCCTTGGTTATAAAATTGCCGCTTCGGGTACTCATCCTTTTTCAGCCTGGCAAACTCAAATGATCACTCCTCACCCCCGGTATGATGAAATTATAACTGAATTACAGGATACGGCGAGGTCCAATCTTATTTTTGGCCTTCACGTGCACGTGGGAATTGAAGACAGGCATATGGCCTTACACGTTGCCAATTCCCTGCGTTATTTCCTGCCGCACATTTTTGCACTGTCTACTAATTCCCCTTTTTGGGAAGGAAGAAATACGGGATTTAAATCCTTTAGAACCAAGGTGTTTGACAAATTTCCGAGAACCGGGATCCCAGATTATTTTGACAGCCTTGCGGAATACGATAATTATATAAATTTACTCATCAAAACCCGCTGTATAGATAATGCTAAAAAGATATGGTGGGACCTTCGTTGTCATCCGTTTTATCCTACAGTTGAAGTAAGGATTTGTGATATTCCAATGACAGCTAAAGAAACAATTGCCATTACTGCTCTTATACAGGCATTAACAGCAAAGTTATACAAGCTGCGCACCTGTAACATGAACTGGATTGTATACAAGCGGCCCATGATCAATGAGAATAAATGGCGTGCGTCAAGATTTGGGCTCGATGGTAAATTGATAGATTTTGGTAAAGAAGAAGAAGTACCTACAAAGGATCTAATATACGAGATGTTGAATTTTGTTGATGATGTAGTAGATGATCTTGGAAGCTTAGTGGGCACTGGATTTTATTCCTGA
- a CDS encoding esterase family protein: MFLLSFSMGGLSALDITWNNPQLFRKAGIFSGSLWWRTNNTGTAEDDNSRIMHSIIRAGEKREGLQFWFQASTKDENRDRNKNGIIDSIDDTLDLIKELKELGYSDDEVLYEEIKDGQHNFHTWSKIFPSFLKWAFPVKN; the protein is encoded by the coding sequence ATGTTTTTGCTTAGTTTTTCAATGGGAGGCTTAAGTGCGTTGGATATTACCTGGAATAACCCTCAGCTTTTTAGAAAAGCAGGAATCTTTTCAGGTTCCCTATGGTGGCGAACAAATAATACTGGTACTGCCGAAGATGATAATTCCAGGATAATGCATAGTATAATAAGAGCAGGAGAGAAGCGGGAAGGTCTTCAATTCTGGTTTCAGGCTAGTACAAAAGATGAAAACCGCGATAGAAATAAAAATGGGATAATTGATTCTATAGATGATACGCTTGACCTTATTAAGGAGCTCAAAGAATTAGGTTATAGCGATGACGAAGTTCTGTACGAAGAAATTAAGGACGGTCAACACAATTTCCACACCTGGTCCAAAATATTTCCTTCCTTTTTAAAATGGGCTTTTCCGGTTAAAAATTAG
- a CDS encoding alpha/beta hydrolase-fold protein: MNRHKLWLRSQHLGRIVKVEVYLPSETSKYRGTLILNDGQDRDQLHLVKHFSILLSKVEIPNIGIVTVYADENRMQEYGVAGHPDFKKRGKVADKYSNFIVQELTPFLQTEYGLMNPENKNVFA; the protein is encoded by the coding sequence TTGAATAGGCATAAACTGTGGCTAAGATCTCAGCACCTTGGGCGTATTGTAAAGGTTGAGGTTTATCTACCTTCTGAAACGTCTAAATATCGCGGTACGCTTATTTTGAACGATGGACAGGACCGGGATCAACTACATTTGGTCAAACATTTTTCCATACTCTTATCCAAAGTGGAAATTCCTAATATTGGAATTGTTACAGTATATGCCGATGAGAATCGAATGCAGGAATACGGAGTGGCAGGGCATCCTGATTTTAAAAAAAGAGGAAAGGTGGCAGACAAATATTCAAACTTCATTGTACAGGAGCTAACTCCATTTCTCCAAACTGAATATGGATTAATGAACCCGGAGAATAAAAATGTTTTTGCTTAG
- a CDS encoding type 1 glutamine amidotransferase — MKEKKIRLALLDMNNGYPNQGMRCLRKIVSEYTDILDYQEFDVRQKNELPDLSFDIYISSGGPGDPLEEGTLWLDKYLALVDELWQNNIQEGNRKKYAFFICHSFQLVSRHFKLGEITKRKRTSFGVYPIHKASGGKKDSLLAGLADQYYAVDSRDYQLVQPRLKVFKEHGASILSLEKIRTNVEYERAIMAVRFSKEFVGTQFHPEADPEGMKAYFLEEENRNKVIVNFGIEKYEEMMRHLDDPDKINLTYSSILPGFIDQAIRALKETDHEKMVLV; from the coding sequence ATGAAAGAGAAGAAAATAAGGCTTGCCCTGTTGGATATGAATAACGGTTATCCCAACCAGGGAATGCGTTGCCTTCGCAAGATAGTATCTGAATATACCGACATTCTGGATTACCAGGAATTTGACGTGCGTCAAAAAAATGAACTTCCGGACCTAAGCTTTGATATTTACATATCCAGTGGTGGGCCCGGTGACCCTTTGGAAGAAGGAACTTTATGGCTTGATAAATACCTCGCTCTGGTAGATGAACTTTGGCAGAATAACATACAGGAAGGAAACAGGAAAAAGTACGCTTTCTTTATATGCCATTCATTTCAACTTGTGTCACGTCATTTTAAACTGGGTGAAATAACTAAAAGAAAAAGAACCTCTTTTGGGGTTTATCCTATTCACAAAGCTTCCGGAGGAAAAAAAGATTCTTTATTAGCAGGGCTGGCCGATCAATATTATGCTGTAGACAGCCGGGATTATCAACTTGTGCAGCCAAGGCTTAAGGTTTTTAAAGAACACGGGGCGAGTATACTTTCCCTGGAAAAGATCCGCACGAATGTGGAGTATGAAAGAGCTATAATGGCTGTTAGGTTCTCCAAAGAATTCGTGGGAACTCAGTTTCACCCCGAAGCAGATCCTGAAGGAATGAAAGCATATTTCCTGGAGGAAGAAAACAGAAACAAGGTAATTGTAAACTTCGGAATTGAAAAATATGAGGAAATGATGAGGCATCTGGATGATCCGGATAAGATCAATTTAACATACAGTTCTATTCTTCCCGGCTTTATAGATCAGGCTATAAGAGCATTGAAGGAGACAGACCACGAAAAAATGGTATTAGTATGA
- a CDS encoding esterase family protein, whose protein sequence is MREEYVKWHSPNLGREIETLVYGHQGYPVLIFPSSQGRYYEAKDFQLIESVRWFVEQGKVKIYCPDSIDGMSLYNESIHPADRVKNHMLYDKFILEELSEKMRYETGTEKICVAYPSFGAYHAANFAFRHPYKVSHLFAMSGKYDIKSFLEGYYDENAYFNNPVDFLPESNHGDLWKMKIVLGAGEHDICRVATVHLSEILKSKGIDHWLDIRPGYEHDWPLWREMLPHYLSQI, encoded by the coding sequence TTGAGAGAAGAATACGTAAAATGGCACTCCCCTAATTTGGGCAGGGAGATAGAAACCCTTGTCTATGGACATCAGGGATATCCCGTCCTAATTTTCCCTTCCAGCCAGGGCCGTTACTATGAAGCAAAGGATTTCCAACTTATTGAGTCTGTACGATGGTTTGTGGAACAGGGAAAGGTGAAGATCTACTGTCCCGACAGTATAGACGGGATGAGCTTATATAATGAAAGCATACATCCGGCAGATAGGGTTAAAAATCATATGCTCTATGACAAATTTATACTGGAGGAGCTTTCAGAAAAAATGCGCTATGAAACAGGAACAGAGAAAATCTGCGTTGCTTATCCCAGTTTTGGAGCTTATCACGCCGCCAATTTCGCTTTTCGGCATCCATACAAGGTGAGCCATCTATTTGCCATGAGCGGCAAATATGATATCAAATCTTTCCTTGAAGGGTATTACGATGAAAATGCCTATTTCAATAATCCGGTTGATTTCTTACCTGAATCAAACCATGGGGATCTATGGAAAATGAAAATTGTCCTGGGAGCCGGGGAACATGATATTTGCCGGGTTGCCACCGTCCATCTTTCAGAAATCTTAAAATCAAAGGGAATAGACCACTGGTTGGATATTCGGCCAGGTTATGAACATGACTGGCCTTTGTGGCGGGAAATGTTACCTCATTATTTATCACAAATATAA
- a CDS encoding RimK family alpha-L-glutamate ligase, with the protein MKKIGILFGQENTFPKAFVDRVNEKNVKGIKAEFVKIDKVKQADPTEYAVIVDRISQDVPFYRAYLKNAAISGTIVINNPFWWSADEKFFNNALAEKIGVPVPKTVILPSSHRPPDTSENSFRNLDFPLDWDGIFEYVGFPAYMKPYSGGGWKSVYRLENKEEFFARFPETGELTMMLQEEIIFDTYFRCYCLGTDNVHIMQYEPRNPFHERYIRELKHIDKKLLKKVEDYVIKLNKALGYDFNTVELAVRDGIPYAIDFCNPAPDADAQSVGEENFNWIIENAANMAIEKANMYKKGKVNLTWGTFISGSVKNSK; encoded by the coding sequence ATGAAAAAAATCGGAATATTGTTCGGACAGGAAAATACTTTTCCCAAAGCCTTTGTAGACAGAGTTAATGAGAAAAATGTAAAAGGAATTAAAGCTGAATTTGTCAAAATAGACAAAGTTAAGCAGGCTGATCCTACAGAATATGCAGTAATAGTAGACCGTATTTCCCAGGATGTTCCTTTTTACAGGGCGTATCTTAAAAATGCGGCAATTTCGGGAACAATAGTAATTAACAACCCTTTCTGGTGGAGTGCCGACGAAAAGTTCTTTAATAATGCACTGGCAGAAAAAATAGGAGTTCCGGTTCCTAAAACAGTAATTCTTCCCTCAAGCCACAGACCGCCTGATACTTCTGAAAACTCTTTCAGAAATCTTGATTTTCCCTTAGACTGGGACGGTATTTTTGAATATGTTGGTTTTCCCGCTTATATGAAACCTTATTCCGGCGGGGGATGGAAAAGTGTTTACCGCCTGGAGAATAAAGAGGAATTTTTCGCCCGATTTCCCGAAACAGGAGAATTAACAATGATGCTTCAGGAAGAAATTATTTTTGACACGTATTTCCGTTGTTATTGCCTGGGAACAGACAATGTCCATATTATGCAGTATGAACCAAGAAATCCTTTTCACGAAAGATATATTCGGGAATTAAAGCACATCGATAAAAAGCTGCTTAAAAAAGTGGAAGATTACGTGATAAAGCTAAACAAAGCTCTTGGATACGATTTCAATACCGTAGAACTGGCTGTAAGAGATGGAATACCCTACGCAATAGATTTTTGTAACCCAGCACCCGATGCCGACGCCCAATCTGTTGGAGAAGAAAACTTTAATTGGATCATTGAAAACGCTGCAAATATGGCCATTGAGAAAGCAAATATGTATAAAAAAGGAAAAGTAAACCTCACCTGGGGAACTTTTATTTCGGGCAGCGTTAAGAATAGTAAATAA